A genomic stretch from Helianthus annuus cultivar XRQ/B chromosome 1, HanXRQr2.0-SUNRISE, whole genome shotgun sequence includes:
- the LOC110878829 gene encoding 60S ribosomal protein L10a-1 translates to MSKLQSEALREAITQITTDAKEKKRNFTETIELQIGLKNYDPQKDKRFSGTVKLPHIPRPKLKVCMLGDAQHVEEAQKIGLEYMDVEGLKKLNKNKKLVKKLAKKHQAFLASESVIKQIPRLLGPGLNKAGKFPTLVSHQESLEAKVNETKATVKFQLKKVLCMGVAVGNCSMEEKQIFQNVQMSVNFLVSLLKKNWQNVRCLYLKTTMGKPVRIF, encoded by the exons ATGAG TAAGCTTCAGAGTGAAGCCCTGCGTGAGGCCATTACTCAAATTACCACCGATGCCAAAGAAAAGAAGCGTAACTTCACCGAGACTATCGAGCTCCAGATTGGACTCAAGAACTACGACCCACAAAAGGACAAGCGTTTCAGTGGCACCGTGAAATTGCCTCACATTCCTCGCCCTAAGTTGAAAGTTTGCATGCTCGGGGATGCTCAGCATGTAGAAGAG GCCCAAAAGATCGGTCTTGAATACATGGATGTTGAAGGACTTAAGAAGCTCAACAAGAACAAAAAGTTGGTGAAGAAGCTTGCCAAGAAACACCAAGCGTTTTTGGCTTCTGAATCTGTTATCAAGCAGATCCCTCGTTTGTTGGGCCCTGGTCTAAACAAGGCCG GTAAATTCCCGACACTTGTTTCCCACCAGGAATCCCTCGAGGCTAAGGTGAATGAAACCAAGGCAACTGTCAAGTTTCAACTGAAAAAGGTGTTGTGCATGGGAGTTGCTGTCGGGAACTGCAGCATGGAGgagaaacagatttttcaaaacgTTCAGATGAGCGTTAATTTTCTTGTTTCGTTGTTGAAGAAAAACTGGCAGAAT GTCCGATGTTTGTACTTGAAGACGACAATGGGAAAGCCGGTTCGCATCTTTTAG